The Sediminispirochaeta smaragdinae DSM 11293 genome has a segment encoding these proteins:
- the ychF gene encoding redox-regulated ATPase YchF, which translates to MGLNCGIVGLPNVGKSTIFSALTSAPAEAANYPFCTIDPNVGIVSVPDPRLDHIVELIPPKKVVPAIVEFVDIAGLVAGASKGEGLGNRFLSHIREVGVIAHVVRCFEDEDIVHVSGTINPASDIETINIELALADLETVERRKEKNVKAMKAVGTESGKRAAALVPILEELSALLTEGKPARSREWKDEELELMRDLHLITLKPQVYVCNVDEDALLAGNGFVEEVKRIAGKEGAEVVVICGKLEAEIAALESEEDKHEFLDAAGLAESGLNSLIRTGYRMLGLRTFFTAGADEDRAWTFHEGDTAPKAAGVIHTDFEKGFIKAEVYHCDDLFELGSEQQVKAAGRLRIEGKEYVVKDGDIVHFRFNV; encoded by the coding sequence ATGGGATTGAACTGTGGAATTGTCGGACTGCCGAATGTCGGTAAATCAACTATATTCTCTGCACTGACCAGTGCACCTGCCGAGGCGGCTAACTACCCCTTTTGTACCATCGATCCTAATGTTGGCATCGTATCGGTCCCGGATCCGCGCCTCGACCACATCGTCGAATTGATTCCCCCTAAGAAGGTGGTTCCCGCTATTGTCGAATTTGTCGACATCGCAGGGCTTGTCGCCGGAGCAAGTAAAGGGGAGGGGCTCGGCAACCGCTTCCTGTCCCACATCAGAGAGGTCGGGGTCATCGCCCATGTGGTCCGCTGTTTTGAGGATGAGGATATCGTCCATGTCAGCGGAACCATCAATCCGGCTTCCGATATCGAAACCATTAATATAGAACTTGCCCTTGCCGATCTCGAAACGGTTGAGCGCCGAAAGGAGAAAAACGTCAAGGCGATGAAAGCGGTGGGGACCGAGTCCGGTAAACGGGCAGCGGCCCTTGTTCCGATCCTCGAGGAGCTCTCCGCATTGCTTACCGAAGGGAAACCTGCCAGGAGCCGGGAATGGAAGGATGAAGAGCTTGAGCTGATGCGGGATCTTCATCTCATTACCCTAAAGCCCCAGGTCTATGTTTGCAATGTCGATGAGGATGCACTCCTTGCAGGAAACGGCTTTGTCGAAGAGGTGAAGCGCATTGCCGGGAAAGAAGGGGCCGAGGTCGTCGTCATTTGCGGGAAGCTTGAGGCGGAAATTGCGGCCCTTGAGAGCGAAGAGGACAAGCATGAGTTTTTGGATGCCGCAGGCCTTGCCGAAAGCGGGCTCAACAGCTTGATTCGTACCGGTTATCGTATGCTGGGACTTCGCACCTTCTTTACCGCAGGAGCGGATGAGGACCGGGCCTGGACCTTTCACGAGGGGGACACCGCCCCAAAGGCCGCCGGTGTCATCCATACCGATTTCGAAAAAGGCTTTATCAAGGCGGAAGTATACCACTGTGACGATCTTTTTGAGCTCGGAAGTGAACAGCAGGTAAAGGCCGCCGGTCGGCTTCGTATCGAGGGAAAGGAGTACGTTGTCAAAGACGGGGACATCGTCCATTTCCGTTTCAACGTCTGA